From the Winogradskyella forsetii genome, the window ACCGTAACACATGTGGCCCTAAGGCGATTAGAATCCAAATCTGGAGAAAGAGAGCCTTATTTCAGTGCCTTAGAAAATGTGAAGTTTGAGCAAGACGACAGAAATTGTCTAATCATTCACGCTCCAAAATTGGTTAAGCAAGCATTAATCACTAACGATATCGTCGATTTAAAGTCAGAAACCAGCTTTAAACTTTTAGGTCGTTTTGACAACGTCGTAAATTCTGGTGGTGTTAAATTATTTCCAGAACAGATAGAGGATAAGCTACAGCCAGCCATTAAGCAACGCTTTATTATCGCGGGCGAAGACGATGCCACCTTAGGCGAAAAATTGATTCTTATTGTTGAAAAACCAACAAATTCTAACGAAGAGATTCTAACGGCTATTAAAGAATTAAAGACTTTGGATAAGTTTGAAGTGCCAAAGAAAATCTATAGTGTGGATAAATTCTCTGAAACCGTAAACGGAAAAATTCAACGTAAAAAAACGATAAAGGCAGTTTTGGGTAGTTAACTCATTCAAACAGATACTTCACTCATTGTAGGTTTTACATTATGGTAGTTGTTTATAGGTTTACGTAAACTTATAAATCAACTATTATGAAAAATCTAGTACTTATTTTAGCTCTTGTGTTGTCGTCATGGCAGATACAAGCCCAAGAAAAAACAATCTCAGGAATTGTAACGACAGCGGATGACGCCTTGCCATTGCCAGGCGTAAATATTTTTATCAAAGGCAACTCTAAAGGAACTCAAACGGATTTTGATGGTAAATACAGCCTTCAAGCAAATTCGGGAGATATTCTCGTTTTTAGTTATATAGGTTACATAACCACAGAAGTTGAAATTGGAAGCGTTTCAACCATTGATGTGGTTTTGGAAACTGATAGCAATAGTCTGGATGAAGTAGTGGTTACCGGATATGCTGTTACAAAAAAAAGAGCTTTTACAGGTGCAGTTTCTGTGGTCAGTGTGGAATACGAGCAAACCAGTAAATCACAATTAAAAAACCAAGCGCGGAAACGAGTCCACAATAAAATTTCCAATCAACTTGCTGGTCAAGTTTCTGGTATTAAAATTAAAGGCACTACCAAATCTAACATTTCAAACGTATTATATATTGTAGATGGAATCCCAGTTCAGAAAAGTTATAATACTTTAATAGAGCAATTAGATCCTGATACTATTGATAGTGTCAATGTTTACAAGTCTTCTGAAGCCATTAACACATTTGGAAACTCAGCAAAAGACGGTTGTATTGTGATTACCACTAAAAAAGGAAATTATCGTATTCAGAATGATGAGGATTATGCAAACATTACTGAAAATAATTTTGAAAGCACAGCGATGTCGCCTTTATCAACCTTCTCAATTGACGTAGATAAAGCAGGGTATTCAAATGTAAGACGCATGATTAACAATGGAGAAACCATTCCACCAGATGCTGTAAAACTTGAAGAAATGGTAAATTATTTCAACTATAAGTATCCACAACCTACCGACCAGCATCCTTTTTCCATTAATACCGAAGTGGTTGAAACACCATGGCACAAAGACACGCAGTTGGTGAGAATTGGGCTGCAAGGCAAAAGCTATGAAAATGATCAGTTGCCAGCATCTAACTTAACGTTCTTAATTGATGTGTCGGGCTCTATGGGTTCGCAAAATAAATTGCCGTTGTTAAAAAGTGCTTTTAAACTGTTGGTAAATCAATTAAGAGAAAAAGACAATGTCTCTATTGTGGTGTATGCTGGAGCAGCAGGCGTGGTTTTAGAACCAACCTCTGGAAACGAAAAAGAAACCATTTTGGCAGCTTTGGATCATTTGAATTCCGGCGGTTCTACAGCTGGAGGTGAAGGTATTAAATTGGCTTACAAATTAGCAGAAAACAACTTTAAAAAGAATGGGAATAATCGTGTCATTTTGGCCACAGATGGCGATTTTAATGTTGGCGCTTCGAGTGATAAAGCGATGCAAACCTTAATTGAGGAAAAACGCAAATCTGGCGTGTTTTTATCGGTTTTAGGGTTCGGCTATGGGAACTATAAAGATTCAAAATTAGAAACCCTGGCCGATAAGGGCAATGGCAACCATGCCTATATTGATAATATGCAAGAAGCACAAAAGGTATTTGGAAAGGAGTTTGGCGGTACACTTTTTACGATTGCCAAAGATGTAAAGATTCAAGTAGAATTCAATCCTAAAAAAGTGCAAGCGTATCGCTTAATAGGCTATGAAAACAGATTACTAGCCGATGAAGATTTTATAGATGACACCAAAGATGCGGGCGAATTGGGTAGTGGACATACGGTTACGGCATTGTATGAAGTCATTCCGGTTGGTATAAAAAGTGACTATCTTAACGCCATACCAGATTTAAAATATACCCAATCAGAAGTGTCCTCAAATTACGAAGATGAATTGTTCACGGTAAAATTTAGATATAAAAAGCCGAATGAAGATACCAGTATTGAAATGGTTCATATTCAAAATACAGAATTAACAGATGCTTCTGAGGATATGAATTTCGCATCAGCTGTGGCACTATTCGGTATGCAATTACGAAACTCAAAATATTTCAACAACGCCTCAACTTCTAAAGTGATTGAATTGGCCGAAAGTGGAAGAGGAGCTGATACAGATGGTTATAGAGCTGAATTTATGAGGTTGGTGAAATCTTATGATAGTTTGAAGTAAAGGGAAGTGTTTTCAGTTACGGGGTTTATAACATAACTATTGGAGCATTTGGGTATTTGATTGTTCCTGTAACTTTTAATAAAAAAGGAATCCTGAGTTTATGGCTTTGGATTTTTTTTTATGATGTAACTTATCTTCATGATTTCTAACTTATAAGTAAATTAGTGTGTATTAAAAGTAAGAACTAATAAATAAAACAGTGTTACTAAGAGCATAGGAATAGAAATGCTTTTAGGTTAAGTTTGATTTACACTATTTGTCGTTTATGTATATTAATTCTGAGTAAAAAATGATAAAAAATCAGGAATTGTTGATAACAAAATCAAATAAAATTTATATTGCACTTTATAAATTAGCTCTCTAAATTACTTGTCCCATTTATGAATAGTCTTTTTAGGTTTTGGATTTTACTTATAATTATAGGTATTTATTCAGTAGGGACTGCGCAAGACACGCACTTGAAATTGAGATCAGAACAAATTTCAATTCAAAAGGATTCTACCTTTATAAGAAAAATCGCAA encodes:
- a CDS encoding vWA domain-containing protein, with the protein product MKNLVLILALVLSSWQIQAQEKTISGIVTTADDALPLPGVNIFIKGNSKGTQTDFDGKYSLQANSGDILVFSYIGYITTEVEIGSVSTIDVVLETDSNSLDEVVVTGYAVTKKRAFTGAVSVVSVEYEQTSKSQLKNQARKRVHNKISNQLAGQVSGIKIKGTTKSNISNVLYIVDGIPVQKSYNTLIEQLDPDTIDSVNVYKSSEAINTFGNSAKDGCIVITTKKGNYRIQNDEDYANITENNFESTAMSPLSTFSIDVDKAGYSNVRRMINNGETIPPDAVKLEEMVNYFNYKYPQPTDQHPFSINTEVVETPWHKDTQLVRIGLQGKSYENDQLPASNLTFLIDVSGSMGSQNKLPLLKSAFKLLVNQLREKDNVSIVVYAGAAGVVLEPTSGNEKETILAALDHLNSGGSTAGGEGIKLAYKLAENNFKKNGNNRVILATDGDFNVGASSDKAMQTLIEEKRKSGVFLSVLGFGYGNYKDSKLETLADKGNGNHAYIDNMQEAQKVFGKEFGGTLFTIAKDVKIQVEFNPKKVQAYRLIGYENRLLADEDFIDDTKDAGELGSGHTVTALYEVIPVGIKSDYLNAIPDLKYTQSEVSSNYEDELFTVKFRYKKPNEDTSIEMVHIQNTELTDASEDMNFASAVALFGMQLRNSKYFNNASTSKVIELAESGRGADTDGYRAEFMRLVKSYDSLK